The following coding sequences lie in one Candidatus Zixiibacteriota bacterium genomic window:
- a CDS encoding T9SS type A sorting domain-containing protein, protein MNLLRYILTLLILMLLVTVVSLAGETKRPIDRAMRHQQQIFRPQSSESPRFETAQINLKAGDINDLLISETISPAAFNQKSSSIARLATDKMVVVWQDDRLGSYKIFAQIYDASGAAVSSNALMIGRADGYDLLEPKAVPDGSGGFYLAWRDENSGRIYAGRYNSSLAVLTSPFVFNDTLAGGYAGPYDIDNYPDGRLVAVWEQYNLNNSIVVRLFNTFGVPLTGVLIVNEDNSDVSRWVPSMAVNKTGGMAVVWEDYRNGNADIFMRLLNQDGTPNGADFGVVEAASDDSAQYLPQVAHSPADGFAVTWLDRRYRTQKVFLQRVIPGLGLVGGNLKISEDDPEAEDWDVSLAVNSTGNLVASWASMGATENIVLRKFTSGFVPDGAVVTVNSFTERGRWETALAIGGSDKIFCSWTDYRAINPDIYLEMLTSQGVPIYTSDKLVNDDSRGAQSAEQDLAVFHRTLAGVVFTSARHDEGDIYLQLVDVAGNLVGVNQKINTDTIAVLQNEPSLTAGTSQLLAVWNDSRAIAGVTGQRIFGRFGSLNGVLEDSDFVISDAGNVSSKRGPAVAFARNQKALVAWTDYRLGTGHIMGRFVKGPGVTEGNEFQISTSGIDFDNDDVTVARDSSDIFTVVWLSRGAFGSPAAIAARHNSSGDFIDRISFNGNMPGTKIVDIAAAVSDSGDIYLLWLGESSTRRLYLTVFSRTGAIKKSTFEITNNANAAPLEPDIAVDNNRFATVSWIDSRSGHRAVYYQIYDPTFSAVGGNTPISSAGGIEFMASPSIATYRGRAWFSWIDPRSSGLNVYLSQVFYDPTDVNDHPGDVLPTAYLLEQNYPNPFNPSTVIEFAVPTRDRVEILVYNLLGQTVLTLVDGVYAAGHYQLLWNGRDAADRTVPSGIYLYKMKAGEYAQTRKMILIK, encoded by the coding sequence ATGAATCTTTTGAGATATATCCTGACCCTTTTGATATTAATGCTGTTGGTGACAGTGGTGTCTTTGGCCGGAGAAACAAAGCGGCCGATTGACCGCGCCATGAGACATCAGCAGCAGATTTTCCGGCCGCAGTCGTCCGAATCGCCCCGGTTTGAGACGGCGCAAATCAATCTCAAAGCAGGCGATATCAATGACCTGCTGATTTCCGAAACGATCTCGCCGGCGGCGTTCAATCAGAAATCATCCTCCATTGCCCGCCTTGCTACGGACAAGATGGTGGTGGTTTGGCAGGATGACCGTCTGGGAAGCTATAAAATATTCGCGCAGATTTATGATGCCTCGGGAGCGGCGGTATCGAGCAATGCCTTGATGATCGGCCGGGCGGACGGATACGATTTGCTTGAGCCGAAAGCGGTGCCGGATGGCTCCGGCGGATTCTATCTGGCCTGGAGGGATGAAAACAGCGGGAGAATATATGCCGGGCGGTATAATTCCTCGCTAGCGGTGCTGACCTCTCCTTTCGTATTCAATGATACATTGGCGGGCGGATATGCCGGCCCGTATGATATCGATAACTACCCCGATGGCCGTCTGGTCGCGGTCTGGGAGCAGTACAATCTGAACAACAGCATCGTTGTTCGTCTGTTCAATACTTTCGGTGTGCCGCTGACCGGTGTCCTGATCGTCAATGAAGATAATTCCGATGTTTCGCGCTGGGTGCCCTCGATGGCGGTTAATAAGACCGGCGGCATGGCGGTGGTCTGGGAAGATTACCGCAACGGTAATGCCGATATATTCATGCGCCTTCTCAACCAGGATGGTACACCCAACGGCGCCGATTTCGGCGTGGTGGAGGCGGCTTCCGATGATTCCGCGCAGTATCTTCCGCAGGTGGCGCACTCACCCGCCGATGGATTTGCGGTGACCTGGCTTGACCGGCGCTACAGAACACAAAAAGTATTCCTGCAAAGAGTGATTCCTGGTCTGGGTTTGGTCGGCGGGAATTTGAAGATCTCCGAAGATGATCCAGAGGCGGAAGATTGGGATGTTTCACTGGCGGTCAACTCGACCGGGAATCTGGTAGCATCCTGGGCTTCAATGGGGGCAACTGAAAATATCGTTCTGCGAAAATTCACCTCCGGTTTTGTGCCGGATGGCGCTGTTGTTACTGTCAATAGTTTCACCGAGAGGGGGCGATGGGAAACGGCGCTGGCGATAGGCGGCTCGGATAAAATATTTTGCTCGTGGACGGATTATCGGGCCATAAACCCCGATATCTATCTGGAAATGCTCACTTCACAGGGGGTGCCGATATATACCTCGGATAAATTAGTCAATGATGATTCCCGCGGCGCACAGTCGGCCGAGCAGGATCTGGCTGTTTTCCACAGGACTCTGGCCGGTGTAGTCTTCACCAGCGCCCGCCACGATGAAGGTGATATCTACCTGCAACTGGTGGATGTCGCCGGAAATCTGGTTGGCGTCAATCAGAAAATCAACACCGATACCATCGCCGTTCTGCAGAATGAACCGTCCCTGACGGCGGGGACCTCGCAGCTTCTGGCAGTCTGGAACGACAGCCGTGCCATCGCCGGAGTGACCGGACAGAGGATATTCGGGCGTTTCGGCTCGCTGAATGGAGTATTGGAGGATTCCGATTTTGTTATTTCCGATGCCGGAAATGTTTCATCCAAGCGAGGCCCGGCGGTTGCTTTTGCCCGTAACCAGAAAGCACTGGTAGCCTGGACTGATTACCGCCTGGGGACGGGACATATCATGGGGCGTTTCGTAAAGGGGCCGGGGGTGACGGAAGGGAATGAATTCCAAATTTCCACATCGGGAATAGATTTCGATAATGATGATGTAACGGTGGCCCGAGACAGCAGTGATATTTTCACCGTTGTCTGGCTGTCACGCGGGGCGTTTGGCAGCCCGGCCGCTATTGCCGCCCGCCATAATTCTTCCGGTGATTTTATCGATCGTATCAGTTTTAATGGCAATATGCCGGGGACAAAGATAGTCGATATTGCCGCCGCAGTCAGCGATTCGGGCGATATCTATCTTCTGTGGCTGGGCGAGAGCAGTACCCGCCGACTTTATCTGACCGTTTTTTCCAGAACAGGGGCGATTAAGAAGTCCACTTTCGAGATTACCAATAATGCCAATGCGGCGCCGCTGGAACCTGATATTGCGGTTGATAACAATCGCTTTGCGACTGTCTCCTGGATCGACTCCCGCAGTGGACACCGGGCGGTTTATTATCAAATCTATGACCCGACTTTTTCGGCGGTCGGCGGCAATACGCCGATCTCATCGGCAGGCGGCATCGAATTCATGGCCTCACCATCAATAGCGACATACCGGGGGCGGGCCTGGTTCAGTTGGATTGACCCGAGAAGCAGCGGCCTGAATGTCTATTTGAGCCAGGTGTTTTATGACCCGACCGATGTCAATGACCATCCCGGGGATGTTCTCCCAACGGCCTATCTCCTTGAGCAGAATTATCCCAATCCCTTCAATCCCTCGACGGTCATAGAGTTCGCCGTACCGACCCGCGATCGAGTGGAGATATTGGTTTATAATCTACTGGGACAGACGGTACTCACACTGGTGGATGGTGTTTATGCCGCCGGACATTATCAGTTGCTCTGGAATGGGCGGGATGCAGCGGATCGGACAGTTCCCAGCGGAATCTATCTTTATAAAATGAAAGCCGGGGAATATGCACAGACGAGGAAAATGATTTTGATCAAATAG
- a CDS encoding FG-GAP-like repeat-containing protein, producing the protein MRHKSIIVFCTMLAAAAGIRAEVPLNTTTFWQSTPKNVYSTGMIWRDANNDGYIDVFFSNGNDMALAANHIYQSRYGVLPVNPSWSSANADYSGHCAVGDLDDNGYPDFVVSNFLGSGGFGSMNFSNVYLNFSGLPHTSPDWRNADSIYTFSCALGDVDGDGDLDLAVATGEPYGARKQTDRIYYNVNGTLQTLPGWQSSDVTEAMDVTWGDVDNDGDLDLAFCYDDHPPRLYYNIGGVLDTTPSWAANNNEPGNTIIFGDVNGDGWLDLVIAFNNQNGGTGKYCVYFNNGAGQLDPNYGWQSSDGGYGSAVSLYDVDNDGDLDLAAGRWWDRPRVYENVGGLLNAAPDWRGNYSTVVEELAWVDIDGDGVEARADTLYASSGRKLFYVKKHPLFSLDSVLVDGSILSISDYCFDLVDGWVSLAQAPLDSVILYYKYSFKNDLTVANWDTYNMAFGNNGRPYVDFYADTAFGWAPFEVQFTDSSVGALDWLWRFGDGDSAMEANPIHVFRDGGTHDVYLENTLFDGRHNRTKKKMVITLADTLYFPEVFFGSSDTVKVPIYLRNTHVLHNFVVPIHFGGPIELSYAGHDTDSCRTAYFEQIKMGSYSPGEQKLVFSFTPSILTSRPDLSPGYGRIINIYFTRLSGSGVNNLDTTSMPPSYLSFDADYLMYKTAVLKGTISDVAVLKGDANHDGLINIKDITFLINYLYKGGPAPLQYEGDVDSDGIINIRDITYLINYLYRGGPPPMKAAVTSGKGKI; encoded by the coding sequence ATGAGGCACAAATCAATTATTGTTTTTTGCACTATGTTGGCGGCCGCCGCCGGCATTCGGGCGGAAGTGCCGCTCAATACCACCACATTCTGGCAGTCGACCCCGAAGAATGTTTATTCCACGGGGATGATCTGGCGTGATGCCAATAATGACGGCTATATTGATGTCTTTTTTTCTAACGGCAACGATATGGCCCTGGCGGCCAACCATATTTACCAATCCCGTTATGGTGTGCTGCCTGTAAACCCATCGTGGTCATCGGCCAATGCGGACTATTCCGGCCATTGCGCGGTCGGCGATCTGGACGATAACGGCTACCCCGATTTCGTCGTGTCCAACTTCCTCGGCTCGGGTGGATTCGGGAGCATGAATTTCTCCAATGTCTATTTAAATTTCAGCGGACTGCCGCATACTTCTCCCGACTGGCGCAATGCCGACAGCATCTATACCTTCTCGTGTGCGCTGGGTGATGTCGACGGCGACGGTGATCTTGACCTGGCGGTTGCCACCGGTGAACCTTACGGCGCGCGCAAACAGACCGACCGGATTTATTATAATGTCAACGGCACCCTGCAGACCCTGCCGGGGTGGCAGTCATCCGATGTGACTGAAGCGATGGATGTGACTTGGGGAGATGTCGATAACGACGGTGATCTGGATTTGGCTTTCTGTTATGATGACCATCCGCCACGGTTGTACTACAATATCGGCGGGGTTCTGGATACGACACCCTCATGGGCGGCCAACAATAATGAACCGGGGAATACTATTATCTTTGGCGATGTCAACGGTGACGGCTGGCTTGACCTGGTGATTGCGTTCAATAATCAGAACGGGGGCACCGGAAAATATTGTGTCTATTTCAATAATGGAGCCGGACAGCTTGACCCCAATTACGGCTGGCAATCCTCCGACGGCGGCTACGGTTCGGCGGTCTCGCTGTATGATGTTGATAATGACGGCGATCTCGACCTGGCGGCAGGCCGATGGTGGGACAGACCAAGAGTCTATGAAAATGTCGGCGGTCTGCTTAATGCCGCTCCTGATTGGCGGGGCAATTATTCCACGGTAGTCGAAGAACTGGCCTGGGTGGATATTGACGGCGACGGGGTGGAAGCGCGCGCCGACACGCTTTATGCATCATCGGGCAGGAAACTCTTCTATGTCAAAAAGCATCCACTCTTTTCTCTCGATTCGGTGCTGGTCGATGGAAGTATCCTGAGTATTTCGGATTATTGTTTTGACCTTGTTGACGGTTGGGTGTCGCTGGCACAGGCTCCGCTTGACAGCGTTATTCTCTATTACAAATATTCTTTCAAGAATGATCTGACGGTCGCCAACTGGGATACATACAACATGGCTTTCGGCAACAATGGCCGTCCTTATGTCGATTTTTACGCCGATACCGCTTTCGGCTGGGCGCCATTTGAAGTGCAATTCACCGACAGTTCCGTTGGGGCCTTGGATTGGCTCTGGCGATTCGGCGACGGCGACAGCGCCATGGAGGCAAATCCAATCCATGTTTTCAGAGACGGCGGTACGCATGATGTTTATCTCGAGAATACGCTTTTTGACGGGCGGCATAATCGCACCAAGAAGAAAATGGTAATCACGCTGGCCGATACCCTTTATTTTCCGGAAGTCTTCTTTGGTTCGAGCGATACGGTCAAAGTACCAATCTATCTTCGGAATACGCATGTCCTGCACAATTTTGTAGTTCCCATACATTTTGGCGGCCCGATAGAATTGAGTTACGCCGGCCATGATACCGACTCCTGTCGGACAGCTTATTTTGAGCAGATAAAAATGGGGAGTTACAGCCCGGGAGAGCAGAAGCTGGTATTCTCATTCACGCCCAGCATTCTCACTTCCCGACCCGACTTATCTCCGGGGTACGGGCGCATCATCAATATCTATTTCACGCGTCTTTCGGGAAGCGGGGTGAATAATCTTGACACTACCTCCATGCCCCCCAGCTACTTGAGCTTTGATGCCGACTACCTCATGTACAAAACGGCAGTGCTAAAAGGGACGATCTCCGATGTAGCGGTTCTGAAAGGGGATGCCAATCATGACGGTCTCATAAATATCAAAGATATTACTTTTCTGATCAATTATCTCTATAAAGGAGGCCCGGCGCCGCTACAATATGAAGGAGACGTTGATTCCGACGGCATTATCAATATTCGAGATATCACCTATTTGATAAACTATCTTTATAGAGGCGGACCGCCGCCGATGAAAGCGGCCGTTACTTCTGGAAAGGGAAAAATATAG
- a CDS encoding type II CAAX endopeptidase family protein, with amino-acid sequence MTDFPPNEENPERIPVEPFEIPALQTPEEPEYRKSRLSYLTLFFLLIFWPLSSIIFVTDPSEVLKALSVSPIFLVYLPTMVIQWLVFLLIFVTTYREQTGLRSIGFKRIRAIDFLWAIAFLLASNLILTLLSLLLKTVHLEIPGELELILPKTANERILWILLSITAGICEEAAFRGYLITRIKIFGRTKSWVLPVVLASLAFGSGHAYQGLGGFLLISIYGAMFALLFLRTGSLWPPIIAHFFQDFSAIFFPFQK; translated from the coding sequence TTGACCGATTTCCCTCCGAACGAAGAAAATCCCGAACGAATCCCGGTCGAACCATTTGAGATACCGGCGCTACAAACACCCGAAGAGCCGGAATATCGAAAAAGTCGGTTATCTTATTTGACCCTTTTCTTCCTTCTGATCTTTTGGCCTCTTTCATCGATAATTTTTGTCACCGACCCTTCCGAGGTACTGAAAGCCCTTTCAGTATCCCCCATATTTCTGGTTTACCTGCCGACCATGGTTATCCAGTGGCTCGTCTTTCTCTTAATATTCGTCACCACCTATCGGGAACAGACCGGACTCCGCAGTATCGGTTTCAAAAGGATTCGTGCCATCGATTTTCTCTGGGCAATAGCCTTTCTGCTCGCCTCCAATTTGATTCTTACTTTGCTCTCGCTCCTGCTTAAGACCGTGCACCTCGAAATCCCAGGCGAACTGGAATTGATTCTGCCCAAGACCGCCAACGAAAGAATTCTCTGGATACTTCTTTCCATAACGGCCGGCATTTGTGAGGAGGCTGCTTTTCGGGGATATCTTATTACTCGGATAAAAATATTCGGCAGGACCAAAAGCTGGGTCCTGCCGGTTGTTTTGGCCTCGCTGGCATTCGGTTCCGGACACGCTTATCAGGGACTCGGAGGCTTTCTTCTGATCTCCATCTACGGCGCCATGTTCGCGCTGCTTTTCCTGCGCACCGGAAGTCTCTGGCCGCCCATTATTGCCCATTTCTTCCAGGACTTCTCCGCTATATTTTTCCCTTTCCAGAAGTAA
- a CDS encoding DUF5668 domain-containing protein: MNDINRDSKEDRSGLLISGSILTGLGVLFLLITLEVIPGWRHIWPVIIIIVGLSLIIGAFSKRKKEGNI; this comes from the coding sequence ATGAACGACATTAATAGAGATTCAAAAGAGGATCGTTCCGGATTGCTCATTTCCGGCTCGATTCTGACCGGACTCGGCGTCCTTTTTCTGCTGATTACTTTGGAGGTCATCCCCGGATGGCGGCATATTTGGCCGGTCATTATCATCATAGTCGGCTTATCTCTGATAATCGGTGCTTTCAGCAAGAGGAAGAAGGAAGGTAATATTTGA
- a CDS encoding radical SAM protein: MKGEPLKLKKTIIYGPVNSRRLGSSLGLNILPTGYKACPFNCAYCQYGFTGGMGHVVDSDGTDMPGAEEVVAALKEAYDDYPSVSYITFSGNGEPTLHPDFLNIVREVRKLKNEINPEIKLAILSNSALVYKPEVREGLALLDARFMKLDTGDEATFRRFNCPREGISLEKIVSGLKQLESIIIQSLFAGGERGNFDKRSIDSWIEKIGEIKPLECHIYSLDRPAADRSLMQIDRNGLQEIKAKAEKRVGIPVRIF; the protein is encoded by the coding sequence TTGAAAGGTGAGCCGCTTAAACTCAAGAAGACCATAATCTATGGCCCGGTAAACTCCCGGAGACTGGGCTCATCGCTGGGGCTGAATATTCTTCCGACCGGCTATAAGGCCTGCCCATTCAATTGCGCCTATTGCCAATATGGATTTACCGGCGGAATGGGGCATGTTGTTGATTCCGATGGTACCGACATGCCGGGAGCCGAGGAGGTTGTGGCAGCGTTGAAAGAGGCATACGACGATTATCCCTCCGTTTCTTATATCACTTTTTCGGGCAACGGCGAGCCGACGCTTCACCCCGATTTTTTGAATATTGTCAGGGAAGTAAGAAAGCTGAAAAATGAAATCAATCCGGAAATCAAGCTGGCCATACTTTCCAACTCAGCATTAGTATATAAACCGGAAGTCCGCGAGGGGCTGGCGCTGCTCGATGCCCGTTTTATGAAACTTGATACCGGCGACGAGGCGACTTTCCGGAGATTCAACTGCCCGCGTGAAGGGATATCGCTTGAGAAAATAGTATCGGGATTGAAGCAACTTGAGAGTATCATTATTCAATCACTTTTTGCGGGAGGGGAGCGTGGAAACTTTGATAAGCGTTCTATCGATAGCTGGATTGAGAAGATTGGCGAGATAAAACCACTGGAATGCCATATCTATTCGCTTGACCGTCCGGCGGCTGACAGGAGCCTGATGCAGATTGATAGGAACGGTCTGCAAGAGATAAAGGCAAAGGCGGAAAAGCGGGTGGGAATTCCTGTCAGGATATTCTGA
- a CDS encoding bifunctional UDP-3-O-[3-hydroxymyristoyl] N-acetylglucosamine deacetylase/3-hydroxyacyl-ACP dehydratase — protein MFEKQRTIKSPISFEGIGLHTGNLSRITFKPAPPDSGVKFIRADLPGRPSVVADIDHVVDIARGTTLANGDAKVYTVEHVLAALSGLQLDNLDIELDSNEPPVGDGSSLPFVQKILEAGIETQDAARQYLEIDTTLSYSEPDRSIDIVVTPSDTFRITFMIDYKSPALGTQYTTLIDLDTEFVTEFAPARTFCFLSEVEMLKNQGLIKGGGLNNAIVIYDSDLGQIEVDRIRKVLNLKDDAFVGKTGIINDIPLRFYNEPVRHKALDLIGDLFLIGVPIKGHILAARSGHKANVALVKKIRALYEKKKIASKYQKANREPLIDIDGIMRIMPHRYPFLLIDKVLDMEPEKRVVAIKNVTINEPFFQGHFPGHPIMPGVMILEAMAQAGGILLLKAVPEPEKKLVYFISIDKVKFRRPVRPGDTLRFELEMKVFRRNTCKMQGKGFVGDVLVAEAELMAMVLDR, from the coding sequence ATGTTTGAGAAGCAAAGAACAATAAAAAGCCCAATTTCTTTTGAAGGTATCGGTCTCCATACCGGCAACCTGTCTCGAATTACCTTTAAGCCTGCTCCCCCGGATAGCGGCGTAAAATTTATCCGCGCCGACCTTCCCGGCCGTCCCTCGGTCGTGGCCGATATTGATCATGTCGTGGATATCGCCCGCGGAACCACGCTGGCCAACGGCGATGCCAAGGTCTACACAGTGGAGCATGTTCTGGCCGCGCTCTCGGGGCTTCAGCTGGATAATCTTGATATTGAACTGGATTCCAATGAGCCGCCGGTGGGCGATGGCTCCTCCCTTCCCTTTGTGCAGAAAATTCTTGAGGCGGGTATCGAAACCCAGGATGCCGCCCGTCAATATCTCGAAATTGACACCACCCTTTCTTATTCCGAGCCGGATCGTTCGATAGATATTGTGGTCACGCCGTCGGATACGTTCCGAATTACATTTATGATTGATTATAAGAGCCCGGCCTTAGGTACGCAATATACGACGCTGATTGATCTTGACACCGAATTCGTGACGGAATTCGCTCCGGCCCGGACATTCTGTTTCCTTTCGGAAGTGGAGATGCTTAAGAATCAGGGATTGATCAAGGGGGGCGGTCTCAACAACGCCATTGTCATTTATGATTCCGATTTGGGGCAGATTGAGGTTGACCGGATTCGCAAGGTATTGAATTTGAAAGATGATGCTTTTGTCGGTAAGACGGGGATCATCAACGATATTCCGCTTCGTTTCTATAATGAGCCGGTGCGTCACAAAGCGCTGGACCTTATCGGCGACCTGTTTTTAATCGGGGTGCCGATTAAAGGGCATATTCTGGCGGCCCGTTCCGGGCACAAAGCCAATGTAGCGCTGGTGAAAAAGATTCGGGCGCTGTATGAGAAGAAGAAAATTGCCAGCAAATATCAGAAAGCCAACAGGGAGCCCCTGATCGATATTGATGGAATCATGCGGATCATGCCGCACCGCTATCCGTTCCTTCTAATAGACAAAGTGCTTGATATGGAGCCGGAGAAGAGGGTTGTGGCCATCAAGAATGTCACTATCAACGAGCCGTTTTTCCAGGGGCATTTCCCCGGCCATCCAATCATGCCGGGGGTCATGATTCTTGAGGCGATGGCGCAGGCGGGCGGCATTCTTCTTCTTAAAGCAGTTCCGGAGCCGGAGAAAAAGCTGGTCTATTTCATATCGATTGACAAGGTAAAATTCCGCCGGCCGGTCAGGCCGGGCGATACTCTCCGCTTCGAGTTGGAGATGAAGGTTTTTCGCCGCAACACCTGTAAAATGCAGGGCAAAGGTTTTGTCGGGGATGTGTTGGTGGCCGAGGCGGAATTAATGGCCATGGTTCTTGACCGATGA
- the lpxA gene encoding acyl-ACP--UDP-N-acetylglucosamine O-acyltransferase, protein MNQIHHTAIVDQKAILSENVKIGPYSIVEAEAIIGNNVTIGSNCLVARYTELRDNVTLFHGAVLGSVPQDLKFKDEKTRLVIGEGTTIREYAMLNRGTAQHKETVIGKNCFLMAYAHVAHDCIVGDSVILANAVNIAGHVEIGDYAIIGGIVPVHQFVKIGAHCMIGGGYRVQQDICPYSLVAGYPLKVMGLNSVGLKRRGFRPETLSLLEKAFKILFFSNLNTTQAVEKIRAEVAMVEEIKVILTFIENSTRGMLK, encoded by the coding sequence ATGAACCAGATTCACCATACCGCCATTGTTGACCAGAAGGCTATTCTTAGCGAAAATGTCAAAATCGGTCCCTATAGCATTGTTGAAGCAGAAGCCATAATCGGAAATAATGTAACTATTGGGAGCAATTGCCTGGTGGCGCGCTATACCGAATTGCGCGACAATGTCACGTTGTTCCATGGGGCGGTTCTGGGGTCGGTCCCGCAGGATTTGAAATTCAAGGACGAGAAAACGCGTCTGGTTATAGGCGAAGGAACGACAATCCGGGAATACGCCATGCTTAACCGGGGGACCGCCCAGCACAAAGAGACGGTTATCGGTAAGAACTGCTTTCTGATGGCCTATGCGCATGTGGCGCACGACTGCATAGTCGGCGATAGTGTGATATTGGCCAATGCGGTCAATATCGCCGGTCATGTTGAGATCGGCGATTACGCCATTATCGGCGGCATCGTTCCGGTGCATCAGTTCGTGAAAATCGGGGCCCATTGCATGATCGGCGGCGGTTACCGGGTGCAGCAGGATATTTGCCCGTACTCGCTGGTGGCGGGTTACCCTCTGAAGGTAATGGGGCTTAATTCAGTCGGGCTGAAACGGCGCGGTTTCAGACCGGAGACTCTCAGCCTTCTGGAAAAAGCCTTCAAGATTTTATTCTTTTCCAACTTGAACACAACGCAGGCGGTTGAAAAAATAAGAGCCGAGGTGGCCATGGTGGAGGAGATAAAAGTGATTCTCACTTTTATTGAGAACTCGACCCGGGGCATGCTAAAATAG